TCCAAAAGATCATTGACGGTTTTAGCAGAAGGGGGAATAAAGGTTCCGGACTCCTGCTCATATTCAACCTGCAACTTCCTTTTCTTTGCTTCGGCATTCGTTTCAAAGGTTTCCCACTTCTGACGCTTGTTGCCGTTCTCATCGGTGTATGTATAAACCACAGAATACTTCTTTTTTCTCTTAACGATAGATGCCATGTAATCAGCTCCTTTCCTGTCTATCTTCCGCTAACTGGTAGCGGGTCTGATTGTGATACCATTTTTCAAAGCTCTCTTTGGTAGCTCGCTTATACCTGCCAACCTTGATAAGCTCAAAATCTTCATTGGCAACGATATAGTAAATGGTCTGACGATGTACCCCAAGCATTCTTGCCATTTCCGGCAGACCGTAGGTGGATGCCATAATATCTGCATCCAGTTCCTGATCCTCTACCGTGCGGTAATCGGTTTGAGAAGCATACCATCTTTCAAAGCTCTCCTTTGTCACTCTGCGCTTGCCCAGGACATCGACCACATCAAAATGCCCTTTGGCAACCAGTTCGTAAGCAGTCGCTTCTTTCAGCCCAAGGCGCTGTCCAAGCTCCTCCATTGAATATGTAGTTTTCTTCAATTCCTCGCCGGGAGGGGTTCCATCGACCTTCTGGTATTTGAACTGATTGGCATACCATTCTTCAAAGCTGTCGATCATCACCCTCATGGTGTTGCCGACAAGAATGGTTTTGAAGTAATTCTTCTTAATGAGCCAGTATGACTCCGTTTTACCAAGACCGAGCATCCTGCCCATTTCCAGAACAGACATACTCGTGCGTTTTCTCATTTCCGCCATCGTACAACCTCCTATGTAAAAAATGTAGCCATGTGTTTCTTGTCATGGCTACATTTTATCGAACTCTCAATATGTTTTGAAGTTTGTCGCCGGGTTGTACGACGCCCTTGACAAATCTTACATTTGATGATCCAACCACTCATCAAAACTCTTTTTGGAGATTCTGATACTGCCACCGATGCGGACGCTATGGAAAACTTTCTTTTTCACAAGGTTGTATGCGCTGGTTCTGCTGATGCCCAGAATATCCTGAATCTCATCAACCGTATAGGTTCTCTTATCAAACTGAACTGCGTTAGCAGCCATCGCTTCTTCGGTGCGCTGATTCATGGCAGCGATTCTTTCTTCAAACATTTATGTTCACTCCTTCGCTCTCTTTGCTTTATGTTTTGGGGAACGCTTTTTCAGCTGTTCCATTGCCAGGCTGACAGATAAGGCTTTCTCAATCGCTACCATTTCACGGGGCGTTACCTTACCTAAGTAATTATCAATCCTGCTTTTATCAATGGTACGAATCTGTTCCAGCTGAACAACGGACGCTTCTTTGAATGCAGGATTGTCGTAAATAACAAAGTGCGTCGGCATATTCGCTTTCTTATGGATTCTGGTGGTGACCGTTGCCACAATCAATGTGGGAGCGTGTTTATTACCGGTATCGTTCTGAATGACGATAACCGGACGGATGCCGCCTTGTTCCGACCCAACTACCGGGTCCAGCTTGGCGCAATAAATATCACCACGGCAATATACCCAATTTTCTTTCATCATGTGCCATGACCTCCTTTCGTTGGCTATGTAATAACTGACTGCCAGAAAGGAATCAGGCAGTCAGTCCAAAAGTCTATGTGTCCCATATTTGCCACGCACCCCTGGGAAAGAGGGCTTACGCCCTCAGGGAATCACCGAACGACTGATTGCGAATCAGTTCCATAGGAATCTAACCTCTGCCGGGTTCTCCGCCAGCTCCGTAGAGAAGTATCTTTAATCCTGTTGCTTTCATGGCCGTATTGGGAGCAACCCAATATTTACAAGCCAGTATTGATCGCTGGCATCGGGAGAGAGACAAGCGCTTAATTTATAGAAGAAAGTCGTTCTGTTTCTCTATCCGATACGTCTCGGCGTACCGCTGATGTGGCTGATGCTCTCGCACCGGCAACAGGAACGTATTCGATGACTGTGTATTCAGTTTTCAAGGATCAAGCAGCCGATTTTCTTTGGCTGTATCTAAATTGTACCTGTTCCTCATGCAAGTTTTTATTGCCTCGTAGGTATAGTTTTGAGGTTATTCACGACCTAAAAATATGTAATCAAGGGTTGTCTCAAAGCGCACAACCAGTTCGATTGCCAAATCAATAGAGATACCTCTGTTGCCGGTTTCAATTCGTGCAATGGTGTTTGCGGCAACACCTAACTGCTCCGCAAGCTGTTCCTGTGTAAGCCCATGTTCCTTTCTCAAGGCTTTAATTCTTTTTCCGCTTTCAACCAAGTCGTAATACATTTTCGTTCCTCCGTGTTTTTGAATTTGTGAAGTTGCAAAATCAAAAACAGCGGGAGGAGATCGTGCCCGATTCTCAATACCCTTTGCCATCTGCCTGTCCTCCTTGCAGGCATAAAAAAAGAGCCGGAGTAAATTACTCCAAGCTCTCGTTCATGCCTTTGTGTTAATTATGGGGGAAAATAGGCAGGTATAAAAAAAGCCCCGTACCCATTACAGGCACGAGGCGTAACTCTCTCTATTCAATTTTATGCCGCTATCTCCCAGCATAGCCATTTTAACACTGGACAAGTCGGACTTTCAGTAGGGGAACCGTCGTATTTTCATCGGATTTTAGTCGGACTAAAATCCTGTCTTAGCATTCACAATAACACAATGCTTCTTCCTCCCGGGCACTTTCCAGGAAATCTTTCAATTTAGGAATGGCTGTTCCCCAAAGTGACAGACCAAATAACAGTATCGCTTCTTTCTTTCGGTCATAGTAGGTGCTGCGTTCCATATTCAAAACCTCCAGCATTTCTGATTCCCTGTACTTGAAGCGGTTGAGATATGCCTTTGAGATAATCTCACAGTACAGAGCGCCTTTATCTGGATATTCTCTGATTTTCAACATAGCCATATCTACCAGTTCAATGATCCACTTTGTCTCAAATAAGCTGCGAATGCGTTCTTCAAATCGTTCTCTCGCTTCATCCGGAGCAAAGTTCTCCAGATAAATCAATGCACCATCTAAGCTGTCACCGTAAGTACAAATAAGGGTATCACATACATCATTCGCACGATCAATGGTAGACCAGCACACCTCTCGATATATGGATAAAATCAGCTTTGCTCTTTCATACAGAACCTTCTCGTCAATGTTCTGCATCCGGCAAAGCATTCGAATACTGCTTAATACCTGTGTATTATATCTGCTCATTCAGAATCTCCTTTCAGCCTAATCCATAAAATAAGAATTCCTTTCTAACTCCTGTCACTTGGCTAAAGGGAAACAAATACCATGGGACAAGAATGACTATAACTTCCGATATTTGATTAAAATAACAGAAGTGAAATCGGAAGTTCTTGACTTTATAAAAGTTCCGATATATAATTAAGTGGAATTAAAACTTCTGTTATGATTCTTATTATAGCATTTTCCAGAAGTTTGTCAACAAATAATCGGAAGTTACGAATAAATATTTTTTGAAAGGAAGGATACTACCATGACATTTGGAGAAAAAATTAAAGAAGCTCGTTTGGCTATGAACCTATCTCAAACGGAGCTTGCCCAGATGACCGGCATTTCCGAAAGATCCCTTTACACCTATGAGCAGCTCGGAACACTCCCCAGAAAAAGCAACATCAGAAAACTTGCTGAAGCACTGCATATCTCTGTGTCCTATCTTTTGGACGAATCTGAAACGGATAGCCAGAGCCATATAGATCAGGATATGTTTATTTTAGAGGCAAAGGAAAACTTCGGTTCAAAAGGAGCAAAAGAAGCTCAGGAAGTGTTGGGTCGTGTAAATTCTCTGTTTGCCGGTGGAGAATTGGACGAGGACGCAAAAGATGTATTCTTCCAGGCGATTATGTCAGTTTATATGGACTCTAAGAAA
The genomic region above belongs to Vescimonas coprocola and contains:
- a CDS encoding helix-turn-helix domain-containing protein; this encodes MAEMRKRTSMSVLEMGRMLGLGKTESYWLIKKNYFKTILVGNTMRVMIDSFEEWYANQFKYQKVDGTPPGEELKKTTYSMEELGQRLGLKEATAYELVAKGHFDVVDVLGKRRVTKESFERWYASQTDYRTVEDQELDADIMASTYGLPEMARMLGVHRQTIYYIVANEDFELIKVGRYKRATKESFEKWYHNQTRYQLAEDRQERS
- a CDS encoding type II toxin-antitoxin system PemK/MazF family toxin: MKENWVYCRGDIYCAKLDPVVGSEQGGIRPVIVIQNDTGNKHAPTLIVATVTTRIHKKANMPTHFVIYDNPAFKEASVVQLEQIRTIDKSRIDNYLGKVTPREMVAIEKALSVSLAMEQLKKRSPKHKAKRAKE
- a CDS encoding helix-turn-helix domain-containing protein translates to MTFGEKIKEARLAMNLSQTELAQMTGISERSLYTYEQLGTLPRKSNIRKLAEALHISVSYLLDESETDSQSHIDQDMFILEAKENFGSKGAKEAQEVLGRVNSLFAGGELDEDAKDVFFQAIMSVYMDSKKTAREKYTPKKYRKHKDKE
- a CDS encoding helix-turn-helix domain-containing protein, whose translation is MFEERIAAMNQRTEEAMAANAVQFDKRTYTVDEIQDILGISRTSAYNLVKKKVFHSVRIGGSIRISKKSFDEWLDHQM
- a CDS encoding helix-turn-helix transcriptional regulator, translating into MAKGIENRARSPPAVFDFATSQIQKHGGTKMYYDLVESGKRIKALRKEHGLTQEQLAEQLGVAANTIARIETGNRGISIDLAIELVVRFETTLDYIFLGRE